The window CTCCGCGAAAAACTGTTCGAATTTCGGAAGCGTTACGATAAACTCGAGAATTTGACCAAATGTCAGGAAATAATGTTCATAAACTGCAAGATTTTCCTGGATGCGATACTTTCGTTGTGATTGGATTCATTCATCATCATCTATAGGGATTAATGTAAAGGATCGGCTTTTCAGAAAAGAATTAAAGTTTCATGCGATTTGTCATAAATTTGCAAGGTTCTATTATAGTTTCAAGCACAGCATTCGCTCATCTCTCAGAAACCAGGTTAACGTTTTAagttgaacaagtttaaaaccTTTATGTCAGTTGTGTATGTATAGAACCAATGATAAGGTGGTAATGGTAAATTTTCGCGGCAAGTTCTAAAATAAATAGTTGGCTGTGCTTACGTATGTCGGAGGTAAACCACATAAAAATCTTCGATgcttttttttagttttaatgaGGCCTCGTTGACGCCAAATCTGACTTTGCACGGCGACAACCACATGAACAGACTTTTAAGCAGATTTTATTGTAGCCGGAACGTCTTTTCTTCTAGACCCCATTGCAGTTAAGGTGTAATTAGAGCGTTCCCAAGCAAGGTAGTGGTCGTTATAGACGTGTATTGTGTTCTTATTAATGCTGCGGTTTCTGCTGCTGTACAGCCATTAGGTAGATGAATTATTCAAAGTTACAGATGtccgattaattattatcaaaaagAATTCTTCGAGGCTATTAATGCAAATTAGTCGATTAGATGGTTCGACGGCGTTCTTCCTTATAATGTAAAATGTTGAAGTATTGTTGGCATTACAGCacttacaaaaaaattgttgacgTCCCGACGCAAGTCCCTTGTGTAAAAAGTAAGTGATGTGTTTCTGTAAAAACGCCATAAAGCTTCGAAGCCGTAGACCTGCATCATACATGATAAACTGCTTCCAACATTCGTTATAATCAACTCAGTAAATTGGTATTATTGTAATCTGCACTCACTTACCGAGTTGAAATTGGTTCCTACGGAAGCCTAAGGCTACATATACGTTGCCTAGCGCTTATTAAGTAACTTGTAACCGATTTCATTTGCAAAGACTTAACAGCATAAGAAACCATAAAACAGGTAACCAAGTTTACGTTTTCAACAAGTAACCAAGAACCCGGTGACCAATTTTACGCCAATCGCAAGCATACTGTGCAGTGTACATAAAGTACTCACGGCAataatttaaagcaaacaatGACCCAGTATTACGTTCCTCTGACGTATAATCACACGCATGGCGGGATGGCATTTGGGGCGTGCCGCCTCCGCCCCCGAAATTGTTTGccttttaaaaaactgtacaACTTATCGTGCGTAGCTTATGCTGGTGCAGTAGTGTGAAGTTTAAGGCGGCGACCCGTAATTCACCTACCGGCTCTGCGTGTGCAAAAATTATTCTGCTGATAGCGAATGCATAACTCTGCATGTGCTATAAAGCATAAATGCGCCGATCAGGACGTTCACTGCACATCGCTTATTTGTAAACAAATAATATTGAACTTGCTGCGATGTTAGTTTTACATCCTGTTACGTTTTTTTACGTTACGTAAcgtaaatttcaaaaaaacagaaaaacttcGAAAAAGGGCATCGAAGTTGCTGAAGTATAGCGCCGTTATATCCATTGTTAAACTTGaaactaaaaaagtttgattatGCATATGGAGCAAGATGCTTATTTGCGACAAACATATTCGATTTTGTTCTAATTGTACAGCTAATGCcatgtaaaaattaaatgatagCAGACGCCGAAGTGTTTACGATTTTTTTGATTGCTTTAGAAAATTAAATACTttcgcctcaaaatgtttgctggGTTCGGGCCGACGATGACGTATTCACTAATTCCCAATCTACCTTTATTTGATGCGGCATGTACTGTACGTTTGCGCAAGATTGAAAAGCATTCGGCAATTTTATGGTATGTCATTAAGATAACGTCACAATCCATTTAGACTCTTTTCAACATTCGCAGGTTGTAGAATCTGTTCGTCTAATACTCTAATTCGTAATCAAGTTACGACGCCCGAAAGCACGATCGGTAGAAAAAAGCGATATGTTTAGAAGATGACCCTATTTTTATAGCGGTTTTATCAgaattgattttgtttttgccacGTTTTGCCACGAAGTGCGGTCCCAAGGCGTTTACCTTCTAATGGCTTGAAGGCGTTGTTTTCATATCTCAAATATCTTAAGTAAATGGGAAGATATTTGATCATTTTGTTGACGAGaagctttttcaaaagttgaaagtgaattttttttatattatcgCGAGTTATACTTTGAGCAGGTAATTTgcatcaaaacaaaaactatagACAGACAAGTCAGCAGTTATCGTTGATTGAAATGTGAGTAAGATATTCATTTTAAAGAATCCAGATGTATTGAGTTAGGCTACAGTACGGAACCACTGTTCTCATCGGAACCGGACTAAACCAATGCTTCTTAAGTTCTCCTGGTTGCTACTTACTAACCCATttgaattaatatttttgtatcaAAACATGTATAGTTCTAAGCATTGCCCGCGCGTAAGTTTGGTTGATTGCTGGTTGGAGTTATAAAGTTTTGGTTTAAAGATGAACTCGGGTGTGACGTAGCtgaaagataataattaactaGAACGCTGCGGAGTGACGCGACTCAGAAATATTGGTGCAAGTTTACAGCAAAATGCTAACCTGTAagtaaattacattttttaggcaattaaacaagtttttcagTGATTTCTGTAGACAAGTACCACGTAATTGGTATTATAACAATTGGCGGCAGATagattcaaaataaaatatttatttttattaaacatttataGTACAGTTTCGGACGTGATATTTGTCTTTTTTTTCAAAGGAAATTTAGGTTAAAGTTGACTTCACGTTAACAAAACGTTGACAAATGTGAGAGAAATGAGCAAAACCATTCATAACAATCGGTCGAATTAACCCGATGCTTTAATTAGTGTAATTGCAACTATCAAGAGATTTAGAAATCTCTTTAACTTATCCCTAAATAAGTTTTCAATGAAGATAATGTAGATATAACATAGACTTATATAAGTAACGACAATCATCTGTTTTTAGATTAATTTACTTGTACAGTCACAAGTATTTTTCAAACGTCGTATATTTAGAAAATTACTTCTTTGGTCACACAAATCTTTTAATGAGTtaaaaatctttgtctgtgGGTTAATCGCAGCAGGTTTTACTAACACCTTTATGGCTTGAAGCGAAGATTAAAAGATATATGATATAATACTTTGATGAGACGGCACGCGGCACATAATGATAGTAATACTCAgtaaaaaaatctaaaatacAGGaacagttttcaaatttttcgtgTTATTCTATATTCATCATTCCTGTAATAATATTTCACATGTACATTAAGTCCTTTGATATCGTATAGGCTAGTCATGAAATTTATTTGTACAAACGATCTTATTTCGTGGCAAAGTCCTTcgtattttgttgaataatATGGTTGGATATGGCCATGTACTTATTGCGCCAAAATGAAAGTTATCCTTAGCCAACACCCGAATAACTCCACCACACACTAGAGATATAGCAGAGAAAACAGTAAGATTTTTCAATAATTCCGacaaatgtgacatttttgaTAAATCTGAGAGTTTGGGTTATGATTTGGGCATTTGCATTGAATAAAGACGAAGAAATGGTCCAAAGTTTTTAGCTCGGTTTCTTACTATAAATATACTATGAATTATTCTGGCGTTATGGGATTAGGATAAGACGTAGGCAGCCTACCTCCAGTCTGAGTTTCAAATGAccagaaaaattaaattcgCAGTGACAGCAAACGCAGATAATTGAACCCATTGTCTTGAAAGGTTTAGTTCGGTATTGGTTGGTGGAATGTTTGTGGCCTCTCTAATAGCAATCGTTTTTCTAGTTAAACGTTTGATTTTATTGCGTTGACTCATCAGTTGTCTCAATTCTGAACGTTTTGAATTAGGATTTAAAATTTGAGACCTTTTTAATAGGATTTTGTAATGTATTGAAGTGCTATCTTTATTGTATTGTcttatgatgtctatgttggATCCCTACCTTATGGTTTTGACATCCGGGTTAATTCAGTCTTTATAGAATCGTGTTTGTGACTCGCGTGCTAATGatgaataaaatacaaaagtaATAGAAAATACGACAGATTTCGGGTCAAACCTCACAACTTTGACAATTATACATAATTTTTTAAGCAATATTGGCGTAGTAAAGCAGAATTTCTTAAAACGATTCTTACTAAACACAACCACTCTAACGCAACTGAAGGAAGTAAAAGCATTAAAGTGAgtgaaaagttgaaaaatggcACGCTACCCTTCAATCtgagttgttttaaaaaaccGCTCAATCAAATTTAGCTCTAAAGTcataaaaagtcaaaagtgtaaaaatttttaaattgcactattttcacttttaccatttttttcgcttttaaagtaaaattaaaatgattcGCGGGATTTCATCACGTAAACTTCCTTTTTTGAGATTGAATTTTTCAGCgtaatactgtatttattttttaagtaacGTATTCTGGaatattatgaaaaaatttatcgtCATTCTCTCGAAATACTCCTTTATTTTCTAGAAAAATCGATGTGAAAAATAGCACGTGGCACTGCTAGTGGTCAATATATAACCCCTCAAAGCCCTGCCTCAATCTACTTTTGCACACGGCACGTCGGTCGAtgacaaacattttgcaaGCGGCACTAAGCAGGATTTGTACTGagtgaaaatgtttggtaAGTCTTGTTTTGGTTGTATGTGTTCATATGAGTTGGTGTTTCGTTTACACGAtctacttaatttacacttggtttgtttaattttgggATATTTAGGTTCGtaatattaaactttttatgagTGTATAGCCGTAAAATAATGTACTAAGCTAGGCTGCGCCAATAAATCAATTGAGTTTTGTCGTGAATTCTGGTTCTGATTTAGGCCTAATTAACCCAGAATTTTAAAGTTAGACTCATAATTTGAAATACCTACGTTCGTAGTTTTGATTAGTATCctgttgttttattataaacgTTGCTCTATTTTATAGCCTACTTATGCTTACAGTTAAATTACTACAGTGTTATGCTGCTCATGTTTGACTgttaaatataattattttattcagCTGGATCTACTTCTGTTCACAGTATTGGAACAAAATTATCTCACAGGTATGAATTTGAACATAATTTGCTATGATCAGTATGtgaggtctagtatacaagtgcgcaatcacaggatgcctttgtattctAGACCCCaactactcaaattgtgacgtcatctggttgtgcatttgtataccAGACCCAATTTGTGTTTTGCCTAGTTGGTATATACTTGGTCTGCTTGGCAATTAATTTTGCTCAGGCCTGCTGAATATTTAGCTGTTAGccattattttttcaattgataatctatttttcaattaataaatttatttgtttttggctaaattggaaagtttgcaaaatctgCTAACGAAATAAAATCTGCAAATGgtttttttgtgcttttaccacgaaaatattttaagataaaaacaGCACATTTTCCAATCAAGTTGTGATTTGCATTAAATTTTATGTTCCATAAAGATATACTTCATTATCAATTGTTTCCCTTTCTTAAAATATATTCGTGAACTAGCAGTTCGTAATCGCACGCTGGTTGTTTAGTTAATAAAATATGCAAGAGCTTTTTTCTGTTTAGTAGATTTTTTATCTTGAAACTCTGTAGCCTAGGCCTATGTTATTTGGAACGTTTTATAAATGTCACTGAGTGTCCACCCACTACTATAATGCTCATCAGTTACTGTTTGCTTGTCACCTTATAACAGTTTTGATATTACAACCAGGTTAAATGGAAATCAAGTTTCAAAATggttcttttttgttttgtctgttCAACTTTTACTATCGACGATTTCTGCTCAAGGTATAGAAATGTAATATTGTTCTGAGTTATGCCTGTTACTACATATGTAATGTAACAAAGTGTGACGTATACGGTAACAAAATTGTTATCTTCTGTAATGGTTCAATATTATCAGTGAACAAAACATATTGGAATGCCTTATGTTTGATTAAGCAGATACCACAGTGGGGCATCCGGTCGGTGAAAGGAGTGCAAGCACACCCACAACCACGCCCACAAGTACATCCGAGCCTGTGAAAGCAAATACAGATAACAATGTTGAACTCAGTGTAAAATGTGAAAGTGGGTCTTGTTTTATACGAACAAAGTCTTCAGAAAAggtttgtatatatatatatttacgtttatataaaattaggtaagttttagtttaaattatgtttcattTCCAGGTTACTTTGGTTGGTGTCGATTACACAAAGAAGATTTTTGAACAATATCTTGATGAAGATGGTAACTTTACTGTGTCCAGCCTCAAAAACTTCATGGAAAACGTTGGAGTTCTTAAAGTGAATGGTCATGAAGATCATGATCATGGTGAACATGAAGATCACGATGAACCCCATGACCATGAAGAAACTCATGATCATAATCATGAAAACAGTGAATCCGGAAATCATGCTCATAAATCAGACGAACTTGAAAAAGAATTTGACTACAGTTACTTAGACTTTTTCTTCATGGACTACGAAGATAAAATGATGGACTACTCAGATGAAGATAAAAAGATGGTAAGCTACTACTGGCTTGTGTCTTGTAACTAAGTGAGATACTTTTTGCataactaaaatttgcacaaGCCCGGTGCATCTACTGTATTTATATTTGCCATTTACAGTGTGGCTCATTGTTTTGGGTTTGTACTAATTACATGTCTTATCCCTTGCCATGAAAATAATCAAGCTAAAAGAAAAATCTCTTGTTGATGAACTCTACATAACCGATAATTTTTTAGTCATTCATAGCTGTTGCTGTTAGTGTTGCTGCAACAATTGAAAAATCTTGATAATTGTTTGACATGTTTCTTTTCTCTTGAAATCAAGCTTAGTTTTGTGTGTCAGTTATAGCTATTCTAGTGGgtttttgtggaaaatagATGGATAGCaataaaatatacacaaaaacatttaacatttaataaatatagTATTACACTGGAACTTTGTAAAGCACATTCATTCATTGACAATGTTTAGTTAATGACTGGTCTCTTACCTTAACCGTATTAAATATTGGAATTCCATATCAACACCAAGCAGGAAACATAAACTGATAGTAGCGTTAGGATAATCAGATGGCTTACTATCATCCTTTCTATGTAGATAATTCATATTTGTGTAATTATGGTATAGCATTTACCCTGTAGCGTGGTATAAGCATTGGATGCAGTGCATGTTTAAATAAGCACTTTTATAATAAGAACTTACAAGGTCAAACCTACTTTAAACAGCATGTAAAATTAATTAGTTTCTTTCTTTGCCATCACGTATACCGGAAAATGTATAACTGGAGAATATATATTTGAACTTAACAATATTTGTGTAGTCATGACTAGAGTTGTGAATGGTTGGTATCACTGCATGTTTAATCATGTTTGACAAGCATTCGTCCTACTGTACATTCCTATATGCTCGATATGTTTTTCTTGGAAGTGATGCTTTGTTTGCTTTCGTTGTTTGAATTCGTGAAATATGCACTCTTGTTGTTGGTGATGTCTAAAGAAGCAAGATCTAGTTGGTTGGTAGAAAAGTTTCTATTGTCTtgtattttttgatttgtatTAATATTTCAAAGCAGTAGTGATCTATTATTCATCCTTTTTAAACTCCTGGGATTTTTAATGCGTGCACAATTATCAATAATTATGGCTTGTGTGGTAATAAGTTGGCTTCGATACATTTCGAATGAGGAATATTGATTAGGTTAGCTAAGTGGTTCTCTTAACATATAAGAAGAAACAACAGTTCTCGCATTGAAATTATGTCTGCACTGGTTAATGATTCATGACATGTTGGCAGTTTTAAATAAAGCCCTGAGATAGAGCCaagtaacataaaaacaacacactTTTCAATCAGATAGATATTCCCAAAGCAGTTGATAAATTTGAAATCTTTCGCAACTACAACTTGTGTCAAACTGCAAAACTGGCCATGTTacattgaatttattttgatatttcatCTTTGAGCTTGTACTGGATTGTAGCATTTAAGTTTGATCTTAGACTTTGACAGGTGTcttgattttgtttcaatttgaTTGCTATCTACAATTATGTTTCCTGCATTGAAATGGTTTAAATGTTTCAGTGCCTTCAAACACCTGAAGATGTCTTGTCTGAGTTTTATTCGAACACGAGTGCAGACGAGGTCAGAATAACTCTGTCGGACTTTTCTGCAATATTACCGCGCATCATCTTCGACTTGCAATCTCCAGAATGCACCTCTGGCTCAGGATCTGGCTCAGGTAACCTAAATTGCTtggttgtttttataattgtaAGTACCGTAATTGAAcatggaataaaaattttatgatttgCAGATGCAGAAGAACATCATGAGAGTGAAGCTCCCAAGAACAATCGTGGAGAAGGTTAGTTTTGTTGCGTAATAATGAGCATTGTTCCCTCAAAAGTTTACCTTGTTTGGGTAAATCATAACTAATTCACTGATAGCCGCATCACACAAGGCCGAAGCTGTGTTGAGTTAGAAATGCGCGCATACATTGACTTGTTGTGACAGTGTGGGCCATTACTTTGGGATCAGTGGCAATTATCAGCGCGCTCAGCGTGATCGGAATCATCATCGTCCCACTCATGAGCAAATCGAAGTTCTTCAACCGTTTTCTGTCTCTCCTCGTCTCTCTTGCTGTCGGGACCCTGGTGGGAGATGCTTTGCTTCACTTGCTTCCTCACGTACGTCACGACCTTGTCAATAGCTCACTCTGTGACTCATTTCTCGCAcagtttcaatattttactttttgtagACGAAGTACACAGCCGTGTAAAAGATCTTATTCTGGCATAATTTTGCCGATTTTCCAAACTTGAGCACAGTGCTAGTGAATACTACTTTCGATATCTTAGCAGTGTATTTAAAATCATGATGCATCGAAATAAGTGATTAATGGACACTGTTGCTTCCACGCAGGCGACAGGCGGACACGATCACGGCGCTCATGACCATGGCAGCGAATCAGACGAGAAAGACACAATCATGAAGAATCTTGTGGCAGTTCTGGGAATATATATATTCTTCGTGTTCGAAAGTGGAATGGGTCTGCTAAGGAAATACAGACGAAATAAGGTAGGGTTGTGTTTATGATGACGTACCCTACATCTGCCAAAATAGCTGTCGTGTGTATCCTTGTACGCAGGTCACAAACTAATGCGTCAAATGTCTCTTTTTGGTAGCTACTGTGTTTTTGCATCACGTATGTAAATATGCCATGTTTGTTATACCCAGAGAGAATAGCAACGCGTGTAcgttttgtttcgtttttaGCGCAAAGAACAAgagtcaaaagaaaaaaaattcccTTCTCCCAAAAGCGACGAATGCTTGATAGTGCCTAAGCATGAGTCAGTCGGTAAGATGAGaagaaaatattgttgtttggAGCAATCCACCCGACATAACAGTCACATAACTGCGATTTCAGTTCAATTCATAAGGAATTCTTAATTATTTCTATTTGTCAGATCCTTTGCTGGTGAATTCCAAGAAAAAGTCACCAAACCAAGTCGACACATTCGTGGTGGAGTCGCCACACGACAGCGGACTATCACTATCGGTTGGTTAAACGTTGCGAATATTTCTTTATTGGTTCCAACTGCATTGATCTTATCATGTTAGAAATAGCCGAAGAATGTTGTGTTGTGAGAATAGCGCCAAGTATTCACGGTATTTTCTGTATTACTGTATTCACGTTTCAAGTATTCACGGTTTCTGCAAAGCTCTTCAATAAAAATTCATACTTATCACTGATTGTCCGCTTTGAGGCACTGCACAGACTGAATctgttgtaaaaacaaataaagcaagCCACGATTCCAAGTATTACGTACGTCAGTGGCAAGAGAGACAACTTGGGGTTAACATAATACTGACTCATTCGTTGGCACTTACTAGGAAATGTTCATGAATCGTACCAAGCGTATCTGTGTTACTGGATCGATATTTGtatgaaacatttttacaaaatttaatcCTGTCACATTTCCTTTAACCTTTATTCACttttataattaaatatttttgcagaacGGCGCTGTATTTAAATTTCCCAACGCAAGTGAACAAGTGAAAGTCAAACGACAGTTGAGCAACGGTAAGTTTAAATGAAAACCTTGTGAATGAAATAATCCCATAAAACATATCCCGTTAGTCTAAGATTTACCGTGGGGGCCATTTTCAAGGCAAAGATTGGCTTTAATTCAATCACGATTGTTATTACCCCGGGGCGTAATCGTCAGCAAAACGTCAATAGAATTGCGTCATTAGGTTGTTGTGGTTTGTACTGGCTGAGTTAGAAAAACGCAAAATTCGTTCTTGTTCCAGGTACCCGCACACCGCCATTTCCGCTTGATTTGGACGTTTGTGAGAATGGACGCGCAAGCGAAGCCACTACAGGTGATTGGTTGCTACAGTCGTTCGTTGCAGAAGTAATAAATTTAAGCCAGAAAAACGTCGCGTGCAGTGTAACACCTTTTTTATGTCTCCGATAGATTCGCCGTCGTCATGCCAACAACATCACGAAAATGAGACAGCCCACGTCTTGGTgcgtcatcatcatcatcaagaTCACCATCACCACCACCACCATCCCGACCTCTCTAAAGCTCAAGGAGTCAAGGACCTGGCCTGGATGATAATTATGGGAGATGGACTTCACAACTTCAGCGATGGACTCGCCATAGGTCAGTCCTCCAGTAAAAGTGATGCAAATTCTGGTTGTCTTCGATTGTACCTTACTCTAAAATCGCCAAATCGCCAAAAAGGGGCGTAATCACAACGCGCAATCGTCGAAAATTAAATTGGAATTGACACTGAAGAATAAACAAACACTCCTGGTACTCCACCAAACTTATCATACCGAGTTAACCGGTTGACAGTTGGACTGAGTTTAATTGTTTATCCGATATACGCAGTGGTTAGAGACGAAGTGATAAACTACATGAACAAGAACTAATTATTTGACCCGACATATCTGAACCGAAATTACTCCATTGATTAACGTTGAAGCTAAGTTTAACTGGTTAAGTGATGAGGACTTAGCAAACAACTCCCGCGAAATAAAGCGGTTTAATCGCACGTCGGAAAGCTGTGATTGTTGTCGAGTAGTTCTCGGCTTGTTTACGACCTTATCCTTGTATGACCCCGTCAGAATTTGAGCACTTTACACCACGACTaacatgcaaaatatttttcaacgaaatttaaattttcgatAACAATTTACCGGAActcatttgaaaaatatacctTGTAAAACAAAAGAGTCAATATTGTCGTAATCGTATTAGAACAACGAATAACAGTTTACATAGCGTTCTATGCAAAACAAGAGAAGACGAGTACAGCAACTCTTTTCCAACGGTGGGATTTGAAAACACTTCAAACTCTTCATCGATCAAAACTTGCGCATAACTGTTCGACGAGGTGGCATAACGACCACGATAAATCCCGCTTAAACATGAACCGAACATTCCCCGAAATAGCACGGGCGGCCGCAAATGAAATCCCAGATAAGCTGCCAAATATTTTTAGCTTGCCAGCTGGCGAACGACATAACTTCATGATTTCCTGTTTTGCGGTCACCTACTGAGTCTCAGTCCAGTCTGCAGGAATTCCCATGCCTTGTgctaaaaaagttttgcaaaaacactCAAAAAAACAATAGTATTCAgtttaaaacaagaataaaaCTAGAAGCAAGTGTCTTACAACGATATTCACACCAGCTACGCAATGCCCTTCCCAAGAGAAATTGGTCTAAAAAGCCAACGTTGATCACAGGAGCCGCTTTCAGTAGCAGCATCGCAGCCGGACTGAGCACGTCACTGGcaatattttgtcatgaacTTCCTCATGAACTTGGGGATTTTGCCATCCTCATTGATGCCGGTATGTCAATCAAGAAAGCTCTCCTTTATAACGGAATGTGCGCCTGTCTCGCTTTTGTCGGAGCTATCATTGGTAAGCCTTCTAAATAGATTCCAATGATCGACTACTAGTGATTATTTACGCTGTAACCAAACttcaataaacatttgttGCGTTTAGTCCAAATCTTCCTTTTCGGTTTTACAACACAAACCACTGTGCTTTTGATTGACAG of the Clavelina lepadiformis chromosome 7, kaClaLepa1.1, whole genome shotgun sequence genome contains:
- the LOC143464998 gene encoding zinc transporter ZIP6-like isoform X2; amino-acid sequence: MFAGSTSVHSIGTKLSHRLNGNQVSKWFFFVLSVQLLLSTISAQDTTVGHPVGERSASTPTTTPTSTSEPVKANTDNNVELSVKCESGSCFIRTKSSEKVTLVGVDYTKKIFEQYLDEDGNFTVSSLKNFMENVGVLKVNGHEDHDHGEHEDHDEPHDHEETHDHNHENSESGNHAHKSDELEKEFDYSYLDFFFMDYEDKMMDYSDEDKKMCLQTPEDVLSEFYSNTSADEVRITLSDFSAILPRIIFDLQSPECTSGSGSGSDAEEHHESEAPKNNRGEVWAITLGSVAIISALSVIGIIIVPLMSKSKFFNRFLSLLVSLAVGTLVGDALLHLLPHATGGHDHGAHDHGSESDEKDTIMKNLVAVLGIYIFFVFESGMGLLRKYRRNKRKEQESKEKKFPSPKSDECLIVPKHESVDPLLVNSKKKSPNQVDTFVVESPHDSGLSLSNGAVFKFPNASEQVKVKRQLSNGTRTPPFPLDLDVCENGRASEATTDSPSSCQQHHENETAHVLVRHHHHQDHHHHHHHPDLSKAQGVKDLAWMIIMGDGLHNFSDGLAIGAAFSSSIAAGLSTSLAIFCHELPHELGDFAILIDAGMSIKKALLYNGMCACLAFVGAIIGLVIGEYTVTVKLWILAITAGGFLYVGLVDMLSQMLQHCAEEDGLSRFIFQNVGFLGGVTIMLLIALYEDSFMSIFASSGV
- the LOC143464998 gene encoding zinc transporter ZIP6-like isoform X1, whose translation is MCSYELVFRLHDLLNLHLVCLILGYLAGSTSVHSIGTKLSHRLNGNQVSKWFFFVLSVQLLLSTISAQDTTVGHPVGERSASTPTTTPTSTSEPVKANTDNNVELSVKCESGSCFIRTKSSEKVTLVGVDYTKKIFEQYLDEDGNFTVSSLKNFMENVGVLKVNGHEDHDHGEHEDHDEPHDHEETHDHNHENSESGNHAHKSDELEKEFDYSYLDFFFMDYEDKMMDYSDEDKKMCLQTPEDVLSEFYSNTSADEVRITLSDFSAILPRIIFDLQSPECTSGSGSGSDAEEHHESEAPKNNRGEVWAITLGSVAIISALSVIGIIIVPLMSKSKFFNRFLSLLVSLAVGTLVGDALLHLLPHATGGHDHGAHDHGSESDEKDTIMKNLVAVLGIYIFFVFESGMGLLRKYRRNKRKEQESKEKKFPSPKSDECLIVPKHESVDPLLVNSKKKSPNQVDTFVVESPHDSGLSLSNGAVFKFPNASEQVKVKRQLSNGTRTPPFPLDLDVCENGRASEATTDSPSSCQQHHENETAHVLVRHHHHQDHHHHHHHPDLSKAQGVKDLAWMIIMGDGLHNFSDGLAIGAAFSSSIAAGLSTSLAIFCHELPHELGDFAILIDAGMSIKKALLYNGMCACLAFVGAIIGLVIGEYTVTVKLWILAITAGGFLYVGLVDMLSQMLQHCAEEDGLSRFIFQNVGFLGGVTIMLLIALYEDSFMSIFASSGV